In Leptodesmis sichuanensis A121, the following are encoded in one genomic region:
- a CDS encoding gamma-glutamyltransferase family protein: MLVAMILSDLTHYPYPSGRRVVMGQRGAVATGQPLATLAGMEMLWAGGTAIDAAVAMAIALTVVEPVSNGIGGDNFALVWDGQLHGLNASGRSPARFTPELFSDAEQIPALGWRSVTVPGAVSGWRSLWQRWGKLPFEKLFEPAIRYAEEGYPVSPEVAVHWRQAESTFLSLKQPEFQAFQAVFFPQGRAPAAGEMWHSLAYAATLRTIAESEGEAFYRGSLADQMAEFAAQTGGFLTLADLATHRADWVTPISTTYRGVTVWEIPSNTQGIAALMALNLLSEIELCQYPRESVESYHWQIEAMKLAFADAHAYVCDPAWMRVEQDHLLSRDYARDRHRLIQDTAIPLANPGLPKGGTVYLAAADGDLMVSLIQSNYMGFGSGVLVPGTGIAFHNRGLGFKLEPGHPNQVAPGKRPFHTIIPGFLTQDGQPIGPFGVMGGPMQPQGHLQVVVNLVDYGMNPQAALDAPRWQFVAGNRVLLERTVAEPIATGLADRQHLIRRGGFFGRGQMILRRNGVLVAASEPRADGLAIAW; the protein is encoded by the coding sequence GTGCTTGTTGCCATGATTCTGTCCGATCTCACCCATTATCCTTATCCCTCTGGTCGTCGTGTGGTGATGGGGCAGCGGGGAGCTGTGGCGACTGGTCAACCATTGGCGACGTTAGCTGGCATGGAAATGTTGTGGGCAGGGGGAACGGCGATCGATGCAGCGGTGGCTATGGCGATCGCCCTCACCGTCGTGGAACCCGTCTCCAATGGCATTGGTGGAGATAACTTTGCGCTGGTCTGGGATGGGCAACTGCATGGCTTGAATGCATCGGGGAGAAGTCCGGCACGATTCACTCCAGAGTTATTCAGTGATGCCGAGCAAATTCCGGCTCTGGGTTGGCGGAGTGTGACTGTACCAGGAGCCGTTTCCGGCTGGCGATCGCTGTGGCAGCGGTGGGGCAAGTTGCCGTTTGAAAAATTATTTGAACCGGCAATTCGGTATGCGGAAGAGGGATATCCGGTGTCGCCAGAAGTTGCAGTCCACTGGCGGCAGGCGGAATCAACCTTTTTGTCCTTAAAGCAACCGGAATTTCAGGCTTTTCAAGCCGTCTTTTTTCCCCAAGGACGGGCACCTGCCGCCGGAGAAATGTGGCACAGTCTGGCTTATGCGGCCACCTTACGGACGATCGCTGAAAGTGAGGGAGAGGCATTTTACAGGGGCAGTCTGGCCGATCAAATGGCTGAATTTGCCGCTCAGACCGGGGGCTTCCTGACCTTAGCGGATCTGGCGACTCACCGGGCGGATTGGGTGACTCCGATTTCTACCACCTACCGGGGCGTGACGGTCTGGGAAATTCCCTCCAACACGCAGGGAATTGCCGCCCTGATGGCCTTGAACCTGCTATCGGAAATTGAGTTATGCCAGTATCCACGGGAGTCGGTCGAGAGTTATCACTGGCAAATTGAAGCCATGAAACTGGCGTTTGCCGATGCCCATGCCTATGTGTGCGATCCGGCCTGGATGAGGGTAGAGCAGGACCATCTGTTGAGTCGGGACTATGCTCGCGATCGCCATCGCCTGATTCAGGACACAGCGATTCCGTTAGCCAACCCCGGTTTACCGAAAGGCGGAACGGTTTACCTGGCAGCCGCCGATGGCGATTTGATGGTGTCGTTGATTCAGTCCAACTACATGGGCTTTGGCAGTGGTGTATTAGTCCCAGGGACGGGAATTGCGTTCCATAATCGCGGTTTAGGCTTCAAACTGGAACCCGGTCACCCCAATCAAGTCGCACCTGGAAAACGGCCTTTTCACACGATCATTCCCGGTTTCTTGACCCAGGATGGTCAGCCGATCGGCCCATTTGGGGTCATGGGTGGGCCAATGCAACCCCAGGGACATTTGCAAGTGGTGGTGAACCTGGTGGATTACGGCATGAATCCGCAGGCGGCATTGGATGCTCCTCGCTGGCAGTTTGTGGCAGGCAATCGGGTGTTGCTGGAACGTACTGTGGCCGAGCCGATCGCCACGGGATTAGCCGATCGCCAGCATCTGATTCGACGGGGTGGATTCTTCGGTCGAGGACAGATGATTTTGCGCCGCAACGGCGTATTAGTGGCCGCTTCAGAACCGCGTGCAGATGGGCTGGCGATCGCCTGGTGA
- a CDS encoding FGGY-family carbohydrate kinase: MNCYLGIDFGTSGARAIVLNQDCQLEAEISQRFGNIPSTEQAACWQQVLLDLIERIPLDKRARIQAIAINGTSSTVLLCDRNGQPLAPPLLYNDASGAAELPWLQQFFAERHPNVRGKDNVLNATSSLIKLLWWKRQPCFTQARYLMHQADWLAFLLHGQPGISDYHNSLKLGYDVEQLCYPAWFADLDVQSLLPRVVAPGTPIGCIQPSVAEQLGLPKGCQVCAGTTDSIAAFLASGANAPGEAVTSLGSTLVLKLLSHTPVEHGQYGIYSHRLGDLWLVGGASNTGGAVLQQFFSTAELASLSVEIDRDRPSPLDYYPLTRPGERFPINDPLLPPRLDPRPESDVEFLHGLLESMARIEARGYQLLQSLGATPLTKVYTAGGGASNPAWTAIRQRHLQVPVLPSAHVEAAYGTALLARIAFGNSNSPTSLGGKSITCTTASRFKGPYR; this comes from the coding sequence ATGAATTGTTACCTGGGAATTGACTTTGGCACATCAGGGGCACGGGCGATCGTGCTAAATCAGGACTGTCAACTGGAAGCAGAGATCAGCCAGCGGTTTGGCAACATTCCATCCACTGAACAGGCAGCCTGCTGGCAGCAAGTTTTATTGGATCTAATTGAACGCATTCCCCTGGACAAGCGAGCCAGGATCCAGGCGATCGCGATCAATGGCACCTCTTCCACGGTGTTGTTGTGCGATCGTAACGGTCAACCGTTAGCCCCTCCTTTGCTGTATAACGATGCCAGTGGAGCGGCAGAACTCCCCTGGTTGCAACAGTTTTTTGCTGAGCGACATCCCAATGTGCGAGGTAAGGACAATGTACTCAATGCCACCTCCAGCCTGATCAAATTGCTCTGGTGGAAACGACAACCCTGCTTTACCCAGGCCCGCTACCTGATGCATCAAGCCGATTGGCTGGCTTTTTTACTGCACGGTCAACCCGGTATCAGCGATTATCACAATAGTTTGAAATTGGGCTATGACGTGGAACAACTTTGCTATCCCGCCTGGTTTGCAGATCTGGACGTGCAATCCCTACTGCCCAGGGTTGTGGCACCAGGAACACCCATTGGGTGCATTCAACCCAGCGTTGCTGAGCAGTTAGGATTACCAAAAGGCTGCCAGGTTTGCGCTGGCACCACCGATAGCATTGCCGCCTTTCTCGCCAGTGGAGCCAATGCCCCTGGAGAAGCTGTTACATCCTTGGGGTCTACCCTGGTCTTGAAACTGTTGAGCCACACCCCGGTTGAGCATGGGCAATACGGGATTTACAGTCATCGACTGGGAGACTTGTGGCTGGTAGGAGGAGCTTCGAATACGGGAGGAGCCGTTTTACAGCAGTTTTTTTCAACGGCTGAACTGGCCTCCTTAAGTGTAGAAATCGATCGCGATCGTCCCAGCCCTCTGGATTACTACCCGTTAACCCGCCCCGGAGAACGCTTTCCGATCAACGACCCACTCCTTCCCCCCCGACTCGATCCCAGACCAGAGAGCGACGTGGAATTTCTCCACGGCTTGCTGGAGAGCATGGCCCGCATCGAAGCACGCGGCTATCAGTTGTTGCAATCTCTAGGGGCTACCCCGCTCACCAAAGTCTATACCGCTGGTGGAGGTGCATCCAATCCTGCCTGGACAGCCATTCGCCAGCGTCATTTACAAGTGCCTGTTTTGCCCTCTGCTCACGTTGAGGCGGCTTATGGGACAGCTTTGTTGGCAAGGATCGCCTTTGGCAACTCAAACTCCCCAACTTCATTGGGTGGAAAGTCAATCACCTGCACGACGGCATCCAGATTTAAGGGGCCGTACAGGTGA
- a CDS encoding stage II sporulation protein M produces MQSLTARGYAQIYQGSRRQEWQAVLEFFQRGFPAVVQRSRGYIALATALFVFAGLMAWWLSWHDPRFISLVVPSGMIHQVRDRGELWTGSIVGIEPFASSSIMVNNIQVSFGAIAGGMTGGLLTAYMMLFNGLLIGTVGALVGQNNLAVPFWAFVFPHGSLELPAIFLAGGAGFLLARALLFPGQYRRSDALKLYGAQAAQLAFGLVPMLVLAGIIEGFFSPQPNIPDLVKYVTGILLFVGLVWYLGRR; encoded by the coding sequence TTGCAATCCCTTACTGCACGGGGCTATGCCCAAATTTATCAAGGATCCCGCAGGCAAGAATGGCAGGCGGTACTGGAGTTTTTTCAGCGGGGCTTTCCAGCCGTTGTGCAGCGATCGCGGGGCTATATTGCTCTGGCCACGGCTCTGTTTGTGTTTGCCGGATTAATGGCCTGGTGGCTATCCTGGCATGATCCCCGGTTCATCAGTTTGGTGGTGCCATCAGGAATGATCCATCAGGTGCGCGATCGGGGCGAATTGTGGACAGGGTCGATCGTCGGCATTGAACCCTTTGCCTCCAGCAGCATTATGGTAAACAACATCCAGGTGTCTTTTGGCGCGATCGCGGGTGGCATGACCGGGGGACTGCTCACGGCCTACATGATGCTATTCAATGGCTTACTAATTGGTACGGTGGGGGCGCTGGTGGGTCAAAATAATCTGGCGGTTCCCTTCTGGGCCTTCGTCTTTCCCCATGGCTCGCTGGAATTACCGGCCATATTTCTTGCAGGGGGTGCAGGCTTCCTGTTAGCCAGAGCCTTATTATTTCCAGGCCAATATCGGCGATCGGATGCCCTGAAACTGTATGGCGCTCAGGCAGCTCAGCTTGCGTTTGGCCTGGTTCCCATGCTGGTGCTGGCTGGGATTATTGAAGGTTTCTTTTCCCCCCAGCCCAATATCCCAGATTTAGTCAAATACGTAACTGGGATCCTGTTATTTGTGGGTTTGGTGTGGTATTTGGGACGCAGGTAG